The window CACGGGCGACCTCCGGGGTCGGGCCCGTCACGGCCAGCGGCCGGGCCGGCCTGCTCGCTGTCCGTGGACAAAGCCATCCCTGGCCTTTGTCCACTCAGGCGACCGCGGGAAACGCCAAGGGTTTCCCGGGTCGCCGTCGGCCGCATCCGGCGGCCGATCACTTTTTTACGGTCTGCTCGGGAAGGGCCTTGAAGCGCACGTCGCGCCAGCGGACCTGGAACGGGCCACTCCCCTTGGCGATCCCGTGAACCTGGAACCCGATGTGCCCTTCGGGGTCGTGCGGCTGGCGGAAGTCGGCGGTCGGCACGCCGTTGACCCAGCTGCGGTAGTGGTCTCCCTCGACCACGATCCGGTAGGCGTTCCACTCCCCCTTGCGAAACGCCTTGGTGGCCGCCTCGGTGCGGACCGCGTCGGTGCCGGTGAGGATGCTCCACCAGGTGCCGCGCCGCGCCTCGTCGTAGAAATTGCCGGCGGTGCCGTCGATCGCGATCTCGCACTGCGGTCCGTAGAGGCGCCCGGCGGGGAGCTTTCCCTTGGCCCCCTCCGGCTGCTCCCCCTCGGCGGCGAGATGGCTGCGCACCTGGACACCGGAGTTGAGCTCGTCGTCGACCTTGACCTCGAACCGCAATTCGAAGTTCTTCACCGGCTTCCGCGTCGCGAGAAACGTGTTGGGGCTGCCGTCGGCGGTGGTGCCGACGAGGATGCCGTCCTGCACCTCGTAGGTGGCCGAACCGCTCACCACCTGGAAGTCGTCGAGGCGGCCGTCGGCGAACCAGCGCGAGAAGCCGTCGTCGTCGGCGCGGCCGACGAGGGCGAGGGTGGCGAGGAGCAGGGTGGGAACGGCACGGCGGAGCATCGGGGACCTCACGGTGCGGGGAAGCGGACGCCGCTCGGGGGCGCCGCACGGCCCGAGCAGACCTGCCTGCCGCGACCTGGTCAACCCGGCGGGCCGAAGCCGAACTCGGCCTCCTCGCGCGCGGCCTGCTCACGACGGGCCCGCTCCTGCTCGGCGCGCTGCCGCGCCGCCGCGGCGGCGGCCGCAGCGCGGTCCTCGGGCGGGGCGTCGGGGGGACGGCGGTCGCAGGGCACGTCGGCAGCGTCGTCGGGGCGCGGAGGGCCGCGGCGGCGGCCGCGGCGCGGGCGGCGCCGGCTGGCGTCGTCGCGCGGGGGGGGCGGGATCGGCGGGGAGCTCACCGCGCCGGCGAAGCGCTCGATGACCAGCGGATCGGACGCCGTCACGTCGGCGATCCGCAGGCCCGCCCGGCCGGCGAGCAGATCGTCGACCAGATCGCCGACGACCTCGGCGCGCCAGCCGGTGGCGAGGAGTGGCGGACGGTCGCCGTCGTAGTAGCCGAGCTTCCACGACAGCAGCTCGCGCATGTCGCCGGCCGTGCCCACCAGCGCCGGGGCGATCGACACCTGGCGGCAGAGACCGTTGATCGCCGTGACGAGGAATTGGCCGATCACCGCCAGCTGCGCGGGCGGGGCCTGGAAGCGTTCCCCACCTGGGCATTCCTCGTCGGGCAGGGCGAGGCCGCGGTCGACCGCGGCGCACAGCCCCTTCATGATGTGACGGAGATCGGAACGCTGCATCCCGCGGATCGCGGCGATGCCGGTCGGGTCGGCGCTCTTGCGCTTGCAGAGCTCGACGAGCAGGTCGTCGCGGAGGACTCGCTTCGGGGGCATGTCGCGCTCCTCGGCAACGGCGTCACGCCAATGCCACAGCTCGCGGGCCACGGCCAGCTCGCGGCGCGACAGGCCGTTGAGCCCCGAGATCCGCCGCCAGCGCTTGCGGGTAAAGCTCTCGGCGACGTCCTCCTGCCAGGTGGCCATCTCCTCGTCCATCCAAACGCGCCGGCCGAGGCGCTCGAGGCGCTCCTCGAGGCGTTGCCACATCGCCTCGAGATGGCGGACGTCGTCGAGGGCGTAGTCGAGCTGGGCCTGCGACAGCGGACGCTTCCGCCAGTCGGTGCGCGTCTCACCCTTGTTGGTCTGGACGGAGAGCAGGCGGCGGACGAGGGCCCCGTAGCCGGCCGGGTACTCGTGGTCGACGATCCCGGCAGCGACCTGGACGTCGAACAACCGCGGCGGCGGCTGGCCGACGGCGTGGAGGATGAACCCCATCTCCTCGCGGCCGGCATGGACGACGACGGTCCGCTCGGGATCGAGGCACAACTCCCAGAACGGATCGAGCTCGCGGACCGCCAGCGTGTCGACGACGGCGAGCGTTCCCGGGGCGGCAACCTGGAGGAGGCACAACTGGCTGCGGTAGGTGTGCTCGGAGACGAACTCGGTGTCGAAGGCGACATGGGCCTCGTCGGCGAGACGGCGGACGAGCCGGTCGAGGCCCGCCGCGGTGGTGACGTGTTCGAAACTGCCGGGGGTGGTTGGCATGAGGGCGGCGTCGCGGTCCCGGGTGACGGGATCCGGTCGGCCGGCAACGGGGGCGGGGGAGGAGCGGCGTCAGAGGAACAGGAACGAAACCAGGGCGAAGATCGGCAGCAACACGCCGAAGCTGTACACAAGGTACCCGAAGAAACTGGGCATCCGCACGCCCGACTGCTCGGCGATCGCCTTGACCATGAAGTTCGGCCCGTTGCCGATGTAGGTCATCGCCCCGAGGAACACGGCCCCGAGGCTGATCGCGGCCAGCCGGCCGACCTCGACGCCGGCGACCGTCGGCCCGTCGGCGGCGAGGCCCTGGGCCGCCTTGAAGAACACGAGGTAGGTGGGAGCGTTGTCGAGCATGCTCGACAGGATGCCGGTGGCCCAGAAGAACGAGCGGGCCGAATCGAGCCCGAGCCGGCTCCCCTGCTCGGCGAGGATCGCCAGGGCCGGCTGCATGCAGACGAAGATCCCGAGAAACAGCGCCGCCACCTCGAGGATCGCCCCGTAGGTGAAGGCGTTGCGCCGGCGGATGTCGGCGCTGCCGAAGGCCAGCGACGCCGCGACCAGCGCCACGAGGATCACCTCGCGGAGGAACACCCAGGGATGCCACGCGGTCCCGGGGAGCGGCTTCGACGGGTCGAGGAGGGCGACGGCGGCGACGACGGCTGCGAGGAGCAGCGCGTTGGGCCACAATCCCGAGATCCGCAGGCGCGTGGCGGCGCGGACGTCGCGGCGGATGTCGCCGAACGACTCGCGCGGGTGGGCGAAGAACGTGTCCCACGCCCAGTAGATGGCCAGCAACAGGCCGTTGGTGACCAGCCACGGCTTCCACAGCGACAGCGTCCAGAGGAAGTCGACCCCCTCCAGGTAGCCGAGGAACAGCGGCGGATCTCCGATCGGGAGGAGCAGGCCGCCGCAGTTGCAGACCACGAAGATGAAGAACACGAGCGTGTGGGCGACGTGGCGCCGCTCGCTGTTGGTGTCGAGCAGCGGGCGGACGAGGAGCATCGCCGCCCCGGTGGTGCCGACGAAGCTCGCCAGCAGGCCGCCGGCGGCGATGAACGCGGTGTTGACTTTTGGAGTGGCGACGAGATCCCCCTCGATGCGGACGCCGCCGGTGATCACGAACAGCGCGAACAGCAGGGTGATGAACGGGACATATTCCGCCAACAGGGCGTTGGCGAGCACCGCGCCGCCGATCCCCCACGAAGGCCCGCCGGCCGCGGGGGCGGCGACCGCATGGGCCGGGAAGTGGATGTCGACCGGATGGCGGTGGAGGAACAAGTAGAACGCCAGGGTCGCCAGGCCGAGCGCGCCGGCGACGGCGAGCTTGCTCGAGTTGTGTTCCCACCTGTGGGAGAGGGCGGGGGTGAGCGGGAAGATCGCGATCGCGGCCAGCAGGGCGACGAACGGGACGACCGTCCACAGCGGCGGGGCGGCGGCATGCCCGGCAGCGGCCGCGGTGCCGTGATCGGCGCCGTGATCGCCGTCGGCCGCCGGAGCGTGGCCGTGGGCGGCTTGTGCGGCGACGATCAAGTCGCGACCATGCTGGGGCCAGCCGACCAGCGCCGCCGCGGCATAGGCCACGAGGACCGCGACCAGCCCCGCCAGCACGCCGGCGCTGCCCGACGCCGCGGCGTGACGGGAACCGGAATCGGAACCGGAAGCGGCGGAGGCGTCGCTGGTGGGCGGAGGTGTGGCGGTCATGGCTCGGGCGAGCGGCAGTGGGCGTGCGGGAAGGGGTCGATGACGGATCGCGACGCGACCGCCGGCCAGGATGGTACGCCCCCTGCGCCGCGCGCGGAAGGCGGCTCGACCGTCTGGCTGCGGGCCAACCCCCGGCCGGTGTGGCTCGCTGCCGCGGCGCAGTGGGGTGGGTTGGCGATCGTGTGGCTGCTCGTCGCCGGGCTGGCGGGTTGGCCGCCGTTCGGGCCGTGGAGCGGGGCGGCGGTTGGGGCGGCGGCGCTGGCAGCGGTGCTCGCCACCGCGGTCGGCATCATCGCCCGGGCAGCGCTGCTGCCGCGGGTCGAACGCCGCGGCGACCGGCTGCGGGTGCGGGTGGCGCCCGGGCGCACGGCCGATCTGCCGGTCGCCACGGTGGAGTGTTTCTTCCTCGGCTCCGACGCGCTCGCCGGGGAGCCGTCGGCGTCCCCCGCCACGCATCGCGTCGGCACGCTCGTGATCCGCTGCGCCGAGCGCGACGCGGCGGCGTGTGCGGCGCTCGTCGAAGGCGCTCCCGCCGCCGGCACTGCCGCTCCGGGAGGCCACGCGCCGGGCGCGTGGGGGCGATGGCAGGACGGGGCGGTGGTCCTCGACGGGCGGTGGTGCGAGCCGCTCTCGGTCGACCTCGCCCGGCGGCTGTCGGGGCTGCTCGTCGAGGCGCGGCGCGACGTCCTCGGTGCACCGCGGCCTGCGGAGCAGGCGCGATGAACGGCGGCGTGCTGGTCAGCGTGCGCGATTCCGAAGAGGCCCGCGCGGCGCTGGCCGGCGGCGCGGCGGTGATCGACGTCAAGGAGCCGCGCCATGGGCCTCTCGGCTGCGCAGCGCCCGAGACCGTCGCAGCGGTCGGCCGCGCCGTCGCGGGAGCGGTTCCCTGGACGGTCGCGCTCGGTGAATTGGCGGATGGCCCCGCGGCCCTCGCTCGTCGGTTCGACGACGTCGTCGCAGCCCTCGCCGGTGCCATGCCCCCCGCCGCCGTCAAGGTCGGGTTGGCCGGCATGGACCGTCAGGCGTGGGAGCGCGACCTGGCCACGGTCTTCGCCCGGCTCGGGACGGCGACGGCGCCGGTCGCGGTCGCCTATGCCGACCACGAGGTGGCGGTGGCGCCCGATCCCCGCGCCGTCGTCGCGGCTGCGGCGCGGCTCGGCTGCCGCTGGCTGTTGATCGACACGGCCGACAAGTCGCGGGGCAGCGTGATGGCCGGCGCGGCTGCCGCATCGCTCGCGGGCTGGATCGACGCGGCGCGCAAAGCGCGATTGCCGGTCGTGCTCGCCGGCAGCCTCACGCTCGACGACCTACCGGCAGCGGTGGCGATCGGAGCAGCGCTCGTCGGGCTGCGGACCGCCGTATGCTGTGGGGGTCGTCTGGGGGTCGTGAACGAGGGGCTCGTGCGTGCCGCGGTCACTGCCGCAGCGCGGGCGCGCCGGTGCTCGGCCGTCACCGCCGGGGCCGACCCCCGGTCGAGGTGACGGCAGGGACGGCCTGGAAACTCTGGAGACGTGATCGTGAAGACACTCGAAGTACGCGTGCCGCACTCGCTCGATCCGGTCGAGGTGCGGCGCCGGCTGGACTCGGCCCTGGCGTCGGCGCGGAGTGATTTCGGCGACTCGCTCGGGGATCTCGACGCCAGCTGGGACGAGGCCGACCGGCTTGCCTTCCTCCTGGTGGTCCGCGGCCTGAAGATCCGCGGGAACCTCGAGGTCCAGGTGGCCGAGTTGGTGGTCCAAGTCGACCTCCCGGGCACGGCCCTGCTGTTCAAGGGGCCGATCCGCGACGGGATCCAGGAGCGGCTCGGAGGCCTGCTGGCGTCATCCTGAGGCCAGCGGGCGGAGTGCGGCTTCCCGACGAGGTCCGGGCGGCGCCGGTGCGGGGGGACCGACGGCACCGATCAAGCGGGTTGGTGGACCGCGCGCCGGGCGGGTGGACGCCGCACCCCGCGGCGGTCGATCCACCGGATGGGCGAAGGTATGCTCGCGGCCATCGTCAGGTCCGACCCGTCCTCCCCCCGGAATCCGTATCCCATGGCCCCCCGGTGGTTTCGTCTTCGTCTCGGCGCCCGCAATGCCGGTCTGGTCGCCTTGGCCATTCTCGCGGCAGCTTCGGATCGGGCCATCGCCGCGCAGCAGGGCGCCAACGCCCCGAAGTCCCGGCAAGGGGGTGCCGAAGACGATCCCTTCGCGGACGAGCTCAATCCGCTCGGCACCGGTCGGCCGCGCCCCGCGACTCCCGGCACCGCACGGCCGGAGACGCCGACGCCGCGGCCGATCCCCGACGCCCCGACGGTGCCCCCCGAACTGCCCGCCGGACGACCGTTGACCCCGAAAGACGACGCCGCTGACCGGGGCCGTCGCGAACGGGCGCTGCCGTTGCCGTTTCCCGAAGCGGGAGACGACCTCCTCGACGGGATGGGGGCCCAGACGAAGTCGCCCGCAGAGCCGTTCCTCGTCGAGGCCGAGAAACTCGAGAAGGCGAAGAACTACCGCGACGCGGCTGCGGTCCTCGAAAAGGCGGTCGCCGCCGACCCGAAGAGCACCGTCGCGCATCTCGCCCTCGGCATGGTGCGGCGCCGGCTCGGCGACCTCAAGGGCGCCATCGTCTCCTATTCCAACGGTCTGAAAGTCGACGAGTTCGACCCCTCGCTCCTGTTCCGTCGTGGGATCGCCTGGTTTCGCCTCGGTGAATACCGGATCGCGCTCGAGGACTTCGACGACGCGTCGGGTCTGTCGTTCGACGACCCGATGCCCGAGATGTGGAAGGGGTTCACGCTGATGGAGCTCGACCGCCCCCGCGAGGCGATCGTGGCCTATTCCGCGGCGATCCAGAAGGACCGCAGCGTGATGGACGCTTACCTCAACCGCGGGCTGGCCTACCTGGTCGTCGGCGAGCCGGACAAGGCGGAGACCGACTTCGAGCTCGCCATCCGGCGCGATCCGGCCGATGCCACCGCCTGGTTCAACCGCGGCGTCGCCCAGGCACGGCAGCGCGAGTACGCCAACGCGGCGACGTCGTTCCAGCGGGCGCTGGTGATCGACCCGTCGTTCGAAGCCGCCCGCCGCAACCTCGACGCGGTCCAGTCACGGGCTTCAGGCAGCGGCGGCTGAGGGCCGGCCGGCCGCTCGCTGCGGGCGCGCCCGCTCACGGCTTGCCCGCGGCGCCGACCTCGAGCCGTTTTTCGACGATCCGGCTTTGCAGCCCCAGCGGGCCGAGGATCGCGTCGAGGAGCTCGTCGCGGGTGGCGTCGCGGACATCGACGCGCACGATCCGTCCCCGGGGCACGCCGGCCGCCGCCAGCGCCGCGTCGTCGAGGACGAGCTCGAGGCGGAGGCGTGCGCTCACCGCC is drawn from Planctomycetota bacterium and contains these coding sequences:
- a CDS encoding DUF1080 domain-containing protein, producing the protein MLRRAVPTLLLATLALVGRADDDGFSRWFADGRLDDFQVVSGSATYEVQDGILVGTTADGSPNTFLATRKPVKNFELRFEVKVDDELNSGVQVRSHLAAEGEQPEGAKGKLPAGRLYGPQCEIAIDGTAGNFYDEARRGTWWSILTGTDAVRTEAATKAFRKGEWNAYRIVVEGDHYRSWVNGVPTADFRQPHDPEGHIGFQVHGIAKGSGPFQVRWRDVRFKALPEQTVKK
- a CDS encoding ribonuclease D is translated as MPTTPGSFEHVTTAAGLDRLVRRLADEAHVAFDTEFVSEHTYRSQLCLLQVAAPGTLAVVDTLAVRELDPFWELCLDPERTVVVHAGREEMGFILHAVGQPPPRLFDVQVAAGIVDHEYPAGYGALVRRLLSVQTNKGETRTDWRKRPLSQAQLDYALDDVRHLEAMWQRLEERLERLGRRVWMDEEMATWQEDVAESFTRKRWRRISGLNGLSRRELAVARELWHWRDAVAEERDMPPKRVLRDDLLVELCKRKSADPTGIAAIRGMQRSDLRHIMKGLCAAVDRGLALPDEECPGGERFQAPPAQLAVIGQFLVTAINGLCRQVSIAPALVGTAGDMRELLSWKLGYYDGDRPPLLATGWRAEVVGDLVDDLLAGRAGLRIADVTASDPLVIERFAGAVSSPPIPPPPRDDASRRRPRRGRRRGPPRPDDAADVPCDRRPPDAPPEDRAAAAAAAARQRAEQERARREQAAREEAEFGFGPPG
- a CDS encoding sodium:proton antiporter, producing MTATPPPTSDASAASGSDSGSRHAAASGSAGVLAGLVAVLVAYAAAALVGWPQHGRDLIVAAQAAHGHAPAADGDHGADHGTAAAAGHAAAPPLWTVVPFVALLAAIAIFPLTPALSHRWEHNSSKLAVAGALGLATLAFYLFLHRHPVDIHFPAHAVAAPAAGGPSWGIGGAVLANALLAEYVPFITLLFALFVITGGVRIEGDLVATPKVNTAFIAAGGLLASFVGTTGAAMLLVRPLLDTNSERRHVAHTLVFFIFVVCNCGGLLLPIGDPPLFLGYLEGVDFLWTLSLWKPWLVTNGLLLAIYWAWDTFFAHPRESFGDIRRDVRAATRLRISGLWPNALLLAAVVAAVALLDPSKPLPGTAWHPWVFLREVILVALVAASLAFGSADIRRRNAFTYGAILEVAALFLGIFVCMQPALAILAEQGSRLGLDSARSFFWATGILSSMLDNAPTYLVFFKAAQGLAADGPTVAGVEVGRLAAISLGAVFLGAMTYIGNGPNFMVKAIAEQSGVRMPSFFGYLVYSFGVLLPIFALVSFLFL
- a CDS encoding tetratricopeptide repeat protein, with the protein product MGEGMLAAIVRSDPSSPRNPYPMAPRWFRLRLGARNAGLVALAILAAASDRAIAAQQGANAPKSRQGGAEDDPFADELNPLGTGRPRPATPGTARPETPTPRPIPDAPTVPPELPAGRPLTPKDDAADRGRRERALPLPFPEAGDDLLDGMGAQTKSPAEPFLVEAEKLEKAKNYRDAAAVLEKAVAADPKSTVAHLALGMVRRRLGDLKGAIVSYSNGLKVDEFDPSLLFRRGIAWFRLGEYRIALEDFDDASGLSFDDPMPEMWKGFTLMELDRPREAIVAYSAAIQKDRSVMDAYLNRGLAYLVVGEPDKAETDFELAIRRDPADATAWFNRGVAQARQREYANAATSFQRALVIDPSFEAARRNLDAVQSRASGSGG